In Cytophagales bacterium, the sequence TCAGGTATCAATGGTTATTTATGCGAAGTAAAAAATGCGAATGATCTTTCAGAAAAAATGAATGCGATGGCATCTTTAAAAAATGATAGCCTTAAAATGATGGGTGTTAAAAGCAGGGATTTGGTAACTAAAATGTTTGATGAGAGAATTGTTGTTGAAAAGTATATTAAAGCAGTTGAAAATTAACTTTTCATTATGGATTATAAAGATATATTCTTAACGCCACTCTATCTATTTTTTATTTATTTAATTGCTTATCTGCTAAGAAATAAGATTTGTGGTCCCGACAAAGCCGGGATTATAAGGAAATATTTTATCCCTGCACTTACAGTAAAAATTATCGGGGCAATTGCATTGGGTTTGATCTATCAGTTTTATTATGAAGGTGGTGATACTTTTGCTTATTTTGGATGGAGTAGCGCAATTTATCATACATTTATAGAATCACCTCTTACAGGCCTCAAGGTTATTTTTGAGGATTATGATAGCGCACTTATTGATTTAATGAAGTTAACCAAAAGTATCTGTTATTTTGATGCTTCAGGGATCTTTGTAGTAAAGGTATCAGCTTTATTTAGCTTGTTTACATTTCATACCTATTTACCGGTTGCTATATTTTTTTCAATTTTTAGCTTTACAGGATTATGGGTACTTTTTAAAACAGTTGTTAAAATATATCCAGGTTTACATAAGCAGCTTGCTATTGCTATATTTTTTCTACCTTCTGTCTTCTTTTGGGGTTCGGGCTTATTAAAAGATTCATTAACGCTTGGCGCTTTAGGTTGGCTCATTTATAGCTTTTATAATTTCTTTTTTGATAGAAGGCAGCTAATTTTATCTGTAATTATATTGTTTCTTAGCAGCTATATTCTCTTTATTATTAAATCATACATTTTACTAAGCATTCTACCTGCGTTAATAATTTGGTTATTTTTAGGCTACAAAGATAAGATCAGGTCTAAATTGTTAAGAATTGTCTCCACACCTGTAATATTAACTATGGCGTTTTTTTTAATTGTTTATGGAACTAAAAATTTAGCAGCGGAAACAGGAAGATTTAGCTATGAAAAAGTTATCTATACTGCAGGGTACCAGGCTTATCATTTAAAAAAACAATCAATGGGTGTAGCTTCTTATTATGCAATTGGAGAAATAAGTGATATGAGCAGCATAATCAGCAATACTCCCAAAGCAGTATTTATTGCATTATTCAGACCTTTTTTATGGGAGGTAAGAAATCCGGTGATGTTATTATCAGCGCTAGAATGTACTTATTTTCTTTTATTAACCATAAGCATCATCTGGAAGCTTGGCTTTTTAAAGTTTTTTCAAATAATAAATAAAGAACCTTATGTTATCGCAGCATTATTATTTACGCTTATTTTTTCTGTAGGGATTGGATTAACAAGCGGCAACTTTGGAACCCTTGTGCGTTATAAGATACCCATGCTGCCTTTCTTTTTATCTTCATTGTTTATCATTCGTTCATATTTTTCGCCACAAAGACACTGAATATGTAAGATGGTTGATGGAATTGAAAAATGGAATATGGTTGATGTTAGATGATTGATAAATCATGAAGCTTGAGATAACACTAAAATTTCAGAACTCCTGACCTGTCGTAAAATAAAATCACAGCGTTTCAAAGATAAAAGGATTTTTTTAGTTAATAGTTATTTGTTTTTAGTTTTAGTTTGTTTGGTTTATAGTTATAGTTTTTGGTTTCACCGAAAAAAACGAGGCAGGTTTGTTTCCGGGAAACCAAAAACCACAACCAATAACTATCATAACCATAACCAATAACCATAAACTATGAACAAATTTGTTGTAATTTTATTTTGTGAGCCATCCTATGGATACCTTCATGTTTTAGGTTGGCAGGTCAGGAGTTCTGAATTTAGATAAAAACCATCAACCATCTTCCATCTTCCAACATCGAGGTTTACTGATTATAAAAACCGAAGACGCCAACCCGGTGGGTATAAGATTTAAAGGGAAAGTAATTATCTTTTGGATACAGAAATTATGCCTGATGGTTTGTGCCAGCCACCTCCAGTCAAAACCTTTATGGCCTGTTGTGTGGGGTGGAAGCTTATCTAATTTATAAAACCCGGCCCAGAAAGTTTCTTTCATAGTATATTCTTTATGACGCGTGTAGCCGGTGATAAAAGAACCAAGATTTTTTAACCAGATAGCAGGACCGATTTCTACCGGGACAGAACACACAAATAAACCGGGCTTAATCGTAGCAATTCTTTCTATTAATCTGACTACATCATGTTCGGCAATATGCTCCAGGGTTTCCAATGCGATAATAATATCTGGTTTATCTAAATCTTTATAATTATCATCATCCATGCAATTTCCCAGCATAAACCTGGCGTTAGTATTGTTACCATATCGTTCCAATGATAATTTGTAAAGCGGTTCATATAATTCTATTCCTGTATATTCAATATTGTACCTTTTGTTGAGTAAGCCATAAAGCCTTCCATAAGCTGAGCCAATTTCAAAAACTTTGATGGGTCTATCGGTGATCTCTTTAGATAGTTGATCAAACACTTTATGTATAGCCTTATATCTCAACGAATGGAGCCATTTCGTGAGAAAATTGAAGTTTTGGGCAGCTTCATATTCAGTTGCGAAATCGGTTTTATTTAATACTTGTTTCATTCTAATTAAACAACGACAAAAAATTATCCTTATTAGAAGTTACTGAGTAATGCTTTATCACTTTATCCCTGGCACATTTACCGATTTCAGTTCTTAAACCAGGATCTAAAATTAATTTTTCTAAATAATAATACCAATCATCAGATGTTTCACACCAGTAGCCATCTACCTTGTGATCAACGATAGATTTATTTACACCAACCGGAGAAACAACCGGTGGAATACCAAGCGCCATGTATTGTAAAGCTTTTAAGCCGCATTTCCCTTTAGCCCACTCATCATCGTTTAAGGGCATTAAACCAATATCGAGATTAAGCAGATCTGAAACTTCAGTAGATTTTTGCCATTGCACTAAAACCAATGATCTTAATTTAAATTTGGGTTTTTTATTTGAAATAATCCAAAATTCAAAATTATATTTTGTTTCCAGTTTACGTATTACTGGCAAAATAATATCCAGGTATTCTAATGTAGAATGAGAGCCTGTCCACCCAATAATTACCTTGTCTGTATTGTGATCTTTGATCTTGCTGTGAATATGGGAATTATCAATAGTTGATGGATTTAATATTACATTCTTATTAAATCGTTTTGCATAATCACACAAAAATTCATTCCCGCAGCTTACCTTATATGCCCACTTACAGATCATAGAAACTTTCCAATGGCATTTTATACTGGAAATTATTTTATTGTTTTCAGAGGTGTCAGTCATCCAGACTGCATCATCAAAATCATAGATAACTCTTTTCCTAATAATTTTTGATATTATCCATTCACTTATCGGAGGGCCTATTGGAGTTGCTTCTCTGTGAATATAAACGTAATCATATTTTTTGACAATCAGTAAAACATGAAATCTGCGTATAAAGCCTTTTAAAATTCCGTATGCTTTTGAAAATATATGCCCCCTTTCATACAAAATTTGCCATGTATGATCATCAATAAATGAGTAAATCCTTAGACCCCACCCTTTTTTCTTAAGAATTTCAAAATATTGTTCAAAACGGAATCTTTGGGAGGGGGCACTCTCAATGGGATAAGGAATGATAAAGAGGATATGCATATTTCTGGTTTATACACTATTTATTCATTTCAATATCATATTAAGATATCTTTGAGATTTTTTAATAGGCGATCTATTGGAACGATTTCTATTTCTCCATCATGCATTACCCTGTTTCCTCCATATACAAAAAATATTCTTGCCTCAGGATAATCACGGTGAAAAGATTTTATCCCTGACAACA encodes:
- a CDS encoding class I SAM-dependent methyltransferase, translated to MKQVLNKTDFATEYEAAQNFNFLTKWLHSLRYKAIHKVFDQLSKEITDRPIKVFEIGSAYGRLYGLLNKRYNIEYTGIELYEPLYKLSLERYGNNTNARFMLGNCMDDDNYKDLDKPDIIIALETLEHIAEHDVVRLIERIATIKPGLFVCSVPVEIGPAIWLKNLGSFITGYTRHKEYTMKETFWAGFYKLDKLPPHTTGHKGFDWRWLAQTIRHNFCIQKIITFPLNLIPTGLASSVFIISKPRCWKMEDG
- a CDS encoding glycosyltransferase family 4 protein, with protein sequence MHILFIIPYPIESAPSQRFRFEQYFEILKKKGWGLRIYSFIDDHTWQILYERGHIFSKAYGILKGFIRRFHVLLIVKKYDYVYIHREATPIGPPISEWIISKIIRKRVIYDFDDAVWMTDTSENNKIISSIKCHWKVSMICKWAYKVSCGNEFLCDYAKRFNKNVILNPSTIDNSHIHSKIKDHNTDKVIIGWTGSHSTLEYLDIILPVIRKLETKYNFEFWIISNKKPKFKLRSLVLVQWQKSTEVSDLLNLDIGLMPLNDDEWAKGKCGLKALQYMALGIPPVVSPVGVNKSIVDHKVDGYWCETSDDWYYYLEKLILDPGLRTEIGKCARDKVIKHYSVTSNKDNFLSLFN